The following nucleotide sequence is from Williamwhitmania taraxaci.
AAGAAACAACCTCAGTTTTATTGCAATTGTGTTGCAGCCACAATAGTGGTTTAGGCGTTCGTTAAAAAAAATATAGGGCAACACGTCTCCTTCCTATAGCCGATTGACTCGAAAACTTTGATCGGCTCCTTATAATTGTGGGAATTATACAACTAATTTCATTAATTGTATAACTCTTTTCCTTTCAAAGACACCGACCTTTGCTGGGTAATAACACTTACATATTTTTACTAAAACGCCTATCATGACCAATCTACTTTATGTATTAGCCATTGTTATACTAATTATCTGGGCTCTTGGTTTTTTTGTTTTTCACCTTGGTGCAATTATACACTTGTTATTGGTTTTAGCGATTATTTCCGTTCTCATCAGAGTAATCAGAGGCAAAAAATAGACTTCGCATAAAACTATCGGGCATACGAAACCCACCACTATTGCTATTAATTACCCCTAAATTCATACGATGAAATTGTTCGGATCGAAGCCAACTAGCAAGAAAAAATGGATAATCTTAGCTGCTGTAATTTCCTTTTTTATTATGATCCGTATTGCATTACCATTTGTGGTGCTGCACTATGCAAACAAAACGCTAGCCCGT
It contains:
- a CDS encoding lmo0937 family membrane protein, translating into MTNLLYVLAIVILIIWALGFFVFHLGAIIHLLLVLAIISVLIRVIRGKK